The Deltaproteobacteria bacterium genome includes a window with the following:
- a CDS encoding LysR family transcriptional regulator: MQIRHKIWLERNGKTIFGKGREDLLHAIEEHHSLYGAAKKLNMSYRAAWGRLKASEARLGVKLTCSDGQGKGLHLTPEAKELLEKFDNLQHDVESFFNNYSSIFSLGKTKIRNVAENKEYKDVKLLKWSAALLLFLTEDFNVITYIDACSHVL, translated from the coding sequence ATGCAAATCAGACATAAAATATGGCTGGAAAGAAACGGAAAGACCATCTTCGGTAAAGGTCGGGAGGATCTACTGCATGCCATAGAGGAGCACCACAGCTTATATGGAGCAGCAAAGAAATTGAACATGTCTTACCGGGCAGCATGGGGACGTCTGAAGGCCTCGGAAGCGCGACTGGGTGTAAAATTAACCTGTTCAGACGGACAGGGTAAAGGACTGCATTTAACCCCGGAAGCAAAAGAGCTTTTGGAAAAATTTGATAACCTGCAACATGATGTAGAATCGTTCTTTAATAATTACAGCAGCATTTTTTCATTAGGCAAGACCAAAATAAGAAATGTTGCAGAAAATAAAGAATATAAAGATGTTAAACTTTTGAAATGGTCCGCTGCACTTTTATTATTTCTTACAGAGGACTTTAATGTGATAACATATATTGATGCATGTTCTCATGTTCTGTGA
- a CDS encoding ATP-binding cassette domain-containing protein has product MEDIILIDDVSYSYYEKITALSGVSLSIFEGEKFAVIGSNGSGKSTLLQVMNGLIYPRSGGVFFRGKEVSEESLREKAFLKSFRSSVGYVFQDSDVHLFCPSVLDELMFGPLQLGLSEDEAHERVRGVMAMLEISHLQDRPSYMLSGGEKKRVAIGSILTMNPRVLLLDEPMSGLDPRTRSFLIELMILLNEAGKTLVIATHDLSFVSEMQCRVAVLSEDHRIEKIGTADEILHDEELLLKVNLIHEHIHYHGKHAHIHIHSHYLFHRHEKNHEHGDGDSHDNDHS; this is encoded by the coding sequence GTGGAAGATATTATCCTGATTGATGATGTAAGCTATAGTTATTACGAAAAGATCACGGCTTTATCCGGGGTTAGCCTCAGTATTTTCGAGGGCGAAAAATTTGCCGTTATCGGCTCGAATGGCAGCGGTAAATCGACCCTCCTGCAGGTTATGAACGGTCTGATTTATCCACGCTCCGGGGGGGTTTTCTTTCGGGGAAAAGAGGTTTCCGAAGAGTCGCTCCGGGAAAAGGCATTCCTGAAATCGTTCAGAAGCAGCGTGGGGTATGTCTTTCAAGATTCCGATGTTCATCTTTTCTGCCCTTCTGTTCTAGATGAGTTGATGTTTGGCCCGTTGCAGTTGGGACTCTCTGAAGATGAGGCTCATGAACGGGTGAGGGGTGTTATGGCGATGTTAGAGATATCTCATCTGCAGGATCGACCATCCTATATGCTGTCGGGAGGAGAGAAAAAAAGGGTCGCCATCGGTTCAATTCTCACTATGAATCCCCGTGTGCTCCTTCTCGATGAACCGATGAGCGGACTTGATCCGAGAACGAGAAGCTTCCTGATAGAGCTGATGATTCTCCTCAATGAGGCAGGGAAAACCCTCGTCATCGCTACCCACGACCTGTCTTTTGTGAGTGAAATGCAGTGCCGGGTTGCTGTCCTTTCTGAGGATCACCGCATTGAAAAAATCGGGACCGCCGATGAAATATTACACGATGAGGAGTTGCTGTTGAAGGTCAATCTCATCCACGAGCATATTCACTACCATGGTAAACATGCTCACATCCATATCCATTCGCATTACCTGTTTCACCGCCATGAAAAAAACCATGAGCATGGAGACGGAGATAGCCATGACAATGACCATTCTTAA
- a CDS encoding transporter — MVNMLTSISIRITCFTAMKKTMSMETEIAMTMTILNTMRFSTKPLRVIFFILIIVTHTFLTTSFAAHPLITDDTGTQGKGKFLFELNGQTSYDREKSSDDTGTNIMTKGRESEVKAALTYGIMDNVDIIMGFPYQWKKEKENDATTSDVSGIADMSLEVKWRLFDKDGFSIALKPGLTLPAGNKGKDLGTGRTTGTLYFITTKEVNPMVFHVNLGYKRNENQLEQREDIWHASLAGEIKVIKDLKLVANIGTERNTDKASGTNPAYILGGFVYSIRENLDTDFGIKIGLNEIEKDITFLGGIALRF; from the coding sequence ATGGTAAACATGCTCACATCCATATCCATTCGCATTACCTGTTTCACCGCCATGAAAAAAACCATGAGCATGGAGACGGAGATAGCCATGACAATGACCATTCTTAATACAATGCGTTTCAGTACGAAACCATTAAGAGTTATATTTTTTATTCTTATAATTGTTACCCATACATTTTTAACTACAAGTTTCGCCGCACACCCTCTCATCACTGACGATACAGGCACGCAGGGGAAGGGGAAATTTTTATTCGAACTGAACGGTCAAACAAGTTATGACAGAGAAAAGTCAAGCGATGATACCGGTACAAATATCATGACAAAGGGTAGAGAAAGCGAGGTCAAGGCAGCCCTTACCTATGGTATCATGGATAATGTTGATATTATCATGGGGTTTCCTTACCAGTGGAAAAAAGAGAAGGAAAACGATGCCACCACATCTGACGTAAGTGGTATAGCGGATATGTCGCTGGAGGTAAAGTGGCGCTTGTTTGATAAAGATGGTTTCAGTATTGCTCTCAAACCAGGGCTTACTCTGCCGGCGGGTAATAAGGGTAAGGATCTTGGGACCGGAAGGACAACAGGTACACTCTATTTCATTACTACAAAAGAAGTAAACCCTATGGTATTTCACGTGAATCTCGGTTATAAGAGAAATGAAAATCAGCTGGAGCAGAGGGAAGATATCTGGCATGCATCTCTGGCGGGAGAGATTAAGGTAATCAAAGACCTTAAGTTAGTTGCCAATATCGGTACGGAGAGAAATACCGACAAGGCCTCCGGTACTAATCCTGCCTATATATTAGGCGGATTCGTATATTCAATCAGGGAAAACCTGGATACTGACTTCGGCATCAAGATAGGCTTGAACGAAATCGAGAAAGACATTACTTTTCTTGGGGGAATAGCGCTGAGGTTCTAA